From the Solanum lycopersicum chromosome 10, SLM_r2.1 genome, one window contains:
- the LOC101253731 gene encoding uncharacterized protein, whose protein sequence is MGDERVGELHSDEPSEHELTDSDDMYDDDDDNVDNAPNASVEDQSINYHSTTIPYLDHTEENTGDFIYTRDDGSIRTALGNSNNPKHIQSGMLFMNKMQMKSAVRAYSSSIKKEFLCDQSKSKSWKFICKRHELWCDWMIRFREISSDMWKTEKMIEPHTCLTDNYKEDHFNLIDNMIATSLIPYVMQNSDINIKMIREIIKGKHHYTPSYRKLQKGRRKAFRMVYGDFESSFKALPRYMAALQLFNPGTIIEWEHHSTTMQDEQIFKFLFRAFKQSIDGFKSCRLVISIDGTHLYGLYNIKLLIAVGIDADGNIFPLAYALVARESFESWSWFLKLLWTHVVCERQGIGLISDRHQGILQCVQSYDWLSPPNTYHRFCVRHLKINFNKKFVNIELENLMWLAAIHQEKKFVQRMQQIKTLSPAAYEWLNEFPLEK, encoded by the exons atggGTGATGAACGAGTTGGTGAGTTGCACAGTGATGAACCTTCCGAGCATGAATTAACAGATAGTGATGATATgtatgacgacgatgatgataatgtggatAATGCACCCAATGCATCCGttgaagatcaaagtattaattatcattCTACAACGATTCCATACTTAGATCACACTGAAGAAAATACAGGAGATTTTATCTACACGAGAGATGACGGTTCCATTCGAACGGCACTTGGGAATTCAAACAATCCTAAACATATCCAGTCAG GtatgttatttatgaataagatgCAAATGAAATCTGCAGTAAGAGCATATAGTTCTtctattaaaaaagaatttctttgtGATCAATCCAAAAGTAAAAGTTGGAAATTTATTTGCAAGCGTCATGAGTTATGGTGTGATTGGATGATTCGGTTTAGAGAGATCTCAAGCGATATGTGGAAGACAGAAAAAATGATTGAACCGCATACTTGTCTTACAGATAATTATAAGGAGGATCATTTCAATTTGATTGATAACATGATTGCCACTTCATTAATACCATATGTTATGCAAAATTCGGACATAAATATTAAGATGATCCGTGAAATTATCAAAGGAAAGCATCACTATACTCCTAGTTATAGAAAATTACAAAAAGGTCGAAGAAAAGCATTTCGAATGGTTTATGGTGATTTTGAAAGTTCATTTAAAGCATTACCTCGATACATGGCTGCACTACAATTATTCAATCCAGGCACTATTATTGAGTGGGAGCATCATTCTACAACAATGCAAGATgagcaaatttttaaatttctttttaggGCTTTTAAACAGAGCATTGATGGTTTCAAAAGTTGTAGGCTGGTCATTTCTATCGACGGCACACATCTTTATGGTTTGTATAATATCAAATTGTTAATTGCGGTTGGAATTGACGCGGATGGAAATATTTTTCCACTTGCGTATGCTTTAGTTGCACGTGAGAGTTTTGAGTCTTGGTCATGGTTTCTCAAGTTATTATGGACACATGTAGTTTGTGAACGACAAGGAATTGGTCTTATTTCTGACCGTCATCAAGGAATCTTGCAATGCGTTCAATCTTATGATTGGTTGAGtccacccaacacatatcatagattttgtgttcgacacttaaaaataaattttaataaaaaatttgtaaatattgAACTCGAAAATCTAATGTGGTTGGCTGCTATTCATCAGGAGAAAAAGTTTGTGCAACGGATGCAACAAATCAAAACATTGTCTCCTGCAGCATATGAATGGTTAAATGAATTTCCTTTGGAAAAATGA
- the LOC101265072 gene encoding cytochrome P450 703A2, translating into MIDLTSFVIVLLCTYLLNLINYSIFLFGAYLISKLLHFSFVDKSKREINRLPPGPKQWPIVGNLFQLGQLPHRDMASFCEKYGPLVYLRLGNVDAITTNDPEIIREILVQQDDVFASRPRTLAAIHLAYGCGDVALAPLGPKWKRMRRICMEHLLTTKRLESFAKHRADEAQSLVKDIWTKAQKGQIVDLREVLGGFSMNNVTRMLLGKQYFGAESAGPQEAMEFMHVTHELFWLLGVIYLGDYLPFWRWIDPHGCEKKMRDVEKRIDDFHRRIIEEHRKKKGSKNNNNNNIDDDEMDFVDVLLSLPGEDEGDGNGKQHMDDVEIKALIQDMIAAATDTSAVTNEWAMAEVIRHPHVLKKIQEELDIVVGSGRMVTESDLINLKYLRCVVRETFRMHPAGPFLIPHESIRDTKINGYYIPAKTRVFINTHGLGRNTKIWDNIDEFRPERHLPPNGDEKNMILTSSSSSSNRVEISHGPDFKILPFSAGKRKCPGAPLGVKLVLMALARLFHCYDWNPPNGVKHQDIDTNEVYGMTMPKAKPLMAIAKPRLPPHLYQ; encoded by the exons atgattgACTTGACTAGTTTTGTTATTGTCCTTCTTTGCACATACCTTCTTAATTTGATCAATTATAGTATATTCCTTTTTGGCGCATATCTTATTTCCAAGctacttcatttttcattcgtCGATAAGTCGAAACGAGAAATCAATCGACTCCCTCCTGGTCCAAAACAATGGCCTATTGTAGGCAACCTTTTTCAATTAGGGCAATTACCTCATCGAGACATGGCGTCTTTCTGCGAAAAATATGGGCCATTAGTCTATCTCCGACTAG GTAATGTTGATGCTATCACCACAAATGATCCAGAAATCATAAGAGAAATACTTGTACAACAAGATGATGTTTTTGCATCTAGGCCAAGAACTCTTGCTGCCATTCATCTAGCTTATGGTTGTGGGGATGTAGCATTAGCTCCTTTAGGTCCAAAATGGAAAAGAATGAGAAGAATATGTATGGAACATTTATTGACAACAAAAAGACTTGAATCATTTGCAAAACATAGGGCAGATGAAGCCCAAAGTTTAGTTAAAGATATTTGGACCAAAGCCCAAAAAGGACAAATAGTGGATTTGAGGGAAGTTTTAGGTGGATTTTCAATGAATAATGTGACTAGAATGTTGTTAGGTAAACAATATTTTGGGGCAGAATCAGCAGGTCCACAAGAAGCAATGGAATTTATGCATGTAACACATGAGTTATTTTGGTTACTTGGTGTGATATATTTAGGTGATTATTTACCTTTTTGGAGGTGGATTGATCCTCATGGATGTGAGAAGAAAATGAGGGATGTTGAAAAAaggattgatgattttcatAGGAGAATAATTGAAGAACATAGAAAGAAGAAAggtagtaaaaataataataataataatattgatgatgatgaaatgGACTTTGTGGATGTTTTATTATCTCTACCAGGAGAAGATGAAGGAGATGGCAATGGAAAACAACATATGGATGATGTAGAGATTAAAGCTCTAATTCag GATATGATAGCTGCAGCCACAGACACTTCTGCTGTGACCAACGAATGGGCAATGGCTGAGGTGATCAGACATCCACATGTCCTCAAAAAGATCCAAGAAGAACTCGATATAGTAGTCGGGTCGGGTCGGATGGTAACCGAATCCGACTTGATCAATCTCAAGTACCTCCGTTGTGTAGTACGCGAAACATTCCGAATGCACCCCGCGGGTCCATTCCTAATACCACATGAATCAATTCGAGATACTAAGATCAACGGCTATTACATCCCAGCCAAGACACGCGTGTTCATCAACACGCATGGTCTTGGCCGGAACACAAAGATTTGGGACAACATAGATGAGTTTAGGCCAGAGAGACATTTGCCACCAAATGGTGATGAAAAAAACATGATCTTGactagtagtagtagtagtagtaatagagTTGAGATTAGTCATGGTCCAGATTTCAAGATTTTGCCATTTAGTGCTGGAAAAAGGAAGTGTCCTGGTGCACCATTGGGTGTGAAATTGGTGCTTATGGCATTGGCTAGGTTGTTTCATTGCTATGATTGGAATCCACCAAATGGAGTAAAGCATCAAGATATTGACACAAATGAAGTTTATGGAATGACTATGCCTAAAGCTAAGCCATTGATGGCTATTGCTAAACCTAGACTACCTCCTCACTTGTACCAATAA